In Nitrospiria bacterium, the genomic window CAGTTGACGGTGACGGGTACCTTTGACAATGGATCAACAGCGGATGTAACAAATGAACCGGATACTGTTTACACTACCAGTAATCCCAATATTGCGACAGTTGAAACCACGGGTTTGGTGACGGCAGTTTCATCGGGGACGGTGGTGTTGTCTGCCAGCAAGGATGGTGTTCTTTCCACACTGATTTTGATGGCGAGTACCGGAGCGGCGGGGGATTCTGATGGAGATGGGATACCCGATGATTATGAAACCGCAAATGGTTTAAATCCCAGCGACCCCAACGATGCTGGGCTAGATCCGGATGGGGATGGGTTATTCAACTTACAGGAATTCCAAACCGGGACCGATCCCAATGTAGCCGACACGGACGGTGACGGCATCTCCGATGGCGCAGAGGTGGCCGGAACCAATGGTTTTGTGACTAACCCTTTGTTGGCCGACACCGATGGAGATGGCATTCGTGATCTCTTGGAGATCCAAACGGGTACCGATCCCACCGATCCCAATAGTTATAATTTGGCCCAGGCCCTTTCATCCATTTCCGTGAATCCCTTTAGCTTTACTCTGACCGTCAATACCATCCTGGCCCAAGAGGTATCAAGACAGTTATCTGTAACAGGTAGCCTGATCGATGGGACCACCATTGATTTAACATCTACCACAAAGGGAACAGCTTATAATTCATCGGACCTCTTGATCTGTAACTTCGGCCCAACTGATGGTGAAGTCTTCGCCGGCCAGGATGGCCTCTGTAACGTTACAGTCTCAAACATCGGGTTCTCTGATACCGCAAGCGTAAGTGTGGAGACCTTTTCTCCCGTTCCCCTTTCTTTTGTGGATCTACCTGGCATACCCTACAATCTGGATATCAAAGAAAATTATGTCTATGTTGCCGATGGAGTGGGAGGCCTTCAGGTGGTGGATGTCTCAGACCGAAGTTTTCCTCAGATCGTCAGCTCTCTCAATACCCCCGCCACCAACGTCCAGGTAGTGGGAGATATCGCCTATTTATCCGGCGGCAGCGGAATAGGCTTCTATGTAGTGGATATCTCCTACCCTTTAAATCCCAAACTGCTGGGGAGCGTAGATACACCGGGTTTGGCCTGGGATGTGGCCATCTCATTTAAGGGGTCAAGTCGCTTGTTGTCCATTCTTCATTAAATAACGTAAAACGTTAGGCGTGAGTCGAAAGGGGAAAAACAATACCAATGAGACAACCCCGGTAGACCCATGCCGTCATTCCCACAGGTATTTATTGGGAATCCAGTTCATGTGTTTCTTTTATCATTAATTCCTTTGGAAATCTCTCAAAACTCAGCAGGCAGGAGAGAAAAACCTTCTTTTTTAGCCGAATCCCTTAACCGATGGTCAAGACAAACCAGGTAATGGTTTTTGGGAAGGTGGCCCGACCAGGTCAATGCAGCAGCCAATTGAAGAGCATCCGCGGTTCTTAGTGGATGAACGGATAATAAACGCTCAGCATGTTCACGGACAACTGGTGTGGGATGAATTTCGGTCCATGTGTCCGCAAGCTGTTTTAGCACCGCCCTAGCCTGGTCCGTTCCCTTAGGGGTCAGCATCTCC contains:
- a CDS encoding type II toxin-antitoxin system VapC family toxin, with the translated sequence MKFWDSSAILPLCVNEPTSPVLRKTLKADQAMVVWWATRIECTSALLRQAREEMLTPKGTDQARAVLKQLADTWTEIHPTPVVREHAERLLSVHPLRTADALQLAAALTWSGHLPKNHYLVCLDHRLRDSAKKEGFSLLPAEF
- a CDS encoding Ig-like domain-containing protein, producing the protein MTPLHYIIKMKQGWKLIGFTVFVSVLLAFSAVFAEQEFDLDEGPNDIFPGPLSILYENCSVSVLNRTNFPNFDGTFSISNVPADGTLVKARVTCPRGDGTTLFGESILVSPNPNSQNLIGDLVLGTEISPILNTVTFTSSKPSLTSLGDTVQLTVTGTFDNGSTADVTNEPDTVYTTSNPNIATVETTGLVTAVSSGTVVLSASKDGVLSTLILMASTGAAGDSDGDGIPDDYETANGLNPSDPNDAGLDPDGDGLFNLQEFQTGTDPNVADTDGDGISDGAEVAGTNGFVTNPLLADTDGDGIRDLLEIQTGTDPTDPNSYNLAQALSSISVNPFSFTLTVNTILAQEVSRQLSVTGSLIDGTTIDLTSTTKGTAYNSSDLLICNFGPTDGEVFAGQDGLCNVTVSNIGFSDTASVSVETFSPVPLSFVDLPGIPYNLDIKENYVYVADGVGGLQVVDVSDRSFPQIVSSLNTPATNVQVVGDIAYLSGGSGIGFYVVDISYPLNPKLLGSVDTPGLAWDVAISFKGSSRLLSILH